In one Candidatus Pelagibacter sp. HTCC7211 genomic region, the following are encoded:
- the bamE gene encoding outer membrane protein assembly factor BamE domain-containing protein, which produces MIKILYIIFLSLVVANCSFKNVVKHHGVPFLEKKQETLIVNKANKNDIREILGYPSTTSKFDNDVWIYIERKQTQSELKNLGRMKIYKNDVLVLEIDKYGILKNKKFYNKDDMENIKIVKATTQAGFKKNSFIYEFMSSMRQKLNDPLGVRAKKRKEISQR; this is translated from the coding sequence ATGATCAAAATATTATATATAATTTTTCTTTCATTAGTAGTTGCAAATTGCTCTTTTAAAAATGTGGTAAAACATCATGGAGTGCCCTTTTTAGAAAAAAAACAAGAAACTTTAATAGTAAATAAAGCTAATAAAAATGATATAAGAGAAATTCTTGGATATCCTTCAACTACTAGTAAATTTGATAATGATGTTTGGATTTATATTGAAAGAAAACAAACACAATCTGAATTAAAAAATTTAGGAAGAATGAAAATATATAAAAATGATGTTCTTGTTTTAGAAATTGATAAATATGGAATTCTTAAAAACAAAAAATTTTATAATAAAGATGATATGGAAAACATCAAAATAGTTAAAGCTACGACACAAGCAGGATTTAAAAAAAATTCTTTTATTTACGAATTCATGTCTAGTATGAGACAAAAGCTTAATGACCCTCTAGGCGTGAGGGCCAAAAAACGTAAAGAAATTAGCCAGCGATAA
- a CDS encoding ubiquinol-cytochrome C chaperone family protein, with amino-acid sequence MDEKYLYIYNNLINYTRNKDLYKSLNRDDNFADRLTLFLLHFSFFLKNYKNEENKIILQEIYDFNFRQLELSIREIGYGDQSINKKMKDYINLFHSMVSEIHFWDNLNKSEKLKKFSIFLSDFNNIEDLLDYFEDFNEKLSKKTLNSFLKSVSNP; translated from the coding sequence ATGGATGAAAAATACCTTTATATTTATAACAATTTAATTAATTACACTAGAAATAAAGATTTGTACAAATCTTTAAATAGAGATGATAATTTTGCTGATCGGCTAACATTATTTTTATTACATTTTTCGTTTTTTCTTAAAAACTATAAAAATGAAGAAAACAAGATTATTTTACAAGAAATCTATGATTTTAATTTTAGACAACTAGAATTAAGTATTCGTGAAATTGGTTATGGTGATCAGTCTATTAATAAAAAAATGAAAGATTATATTAATCTTTTTCATTCGATGGTTTCAGAAATTCACTTTTGGGATAATTTGAACAAATCAGAGAAATTAAAAAAATTTTCTATTTTTTTAAGCGATTTTAATAATATTGAGGATTTGCTTGATTATTTTGAGGATTTTAATGAAAAATTATCAAAAAAAACTTTGAATTCTTTTCTAAAAAGTGTAAGTAACCCATAA
- the rpmF gene encoding 50S ribosomal protein L32, whose protein sequence is MAVPKRKQTPSRTGMRRAQTMKYSTKNIVEDKKSGEYRLSHHLDLKTGMYKGRQVLDPKE, encoded by the coding sequence ATGGCTGTACCAAAACGAAAACAAACCCCTTCCAGAACAGGAATGAGAAGAGCACAAACGATGAAATATTCAACTAAAAATATAGTTGAGGATAAAAAGTCTGGAGAATACAGACTTTCTCATCATCTTGATTTAAAAACTGGCATGTATAAGGGTCGACAAGTTTTGGATCCTAAAGAATAA
- the plsX gene encoding phosphate acyltransferase PlsX, with product MSDMIKIAVDAMGGDNSPKKIIDGIIHNHQSNKEVCYKIFGDQNKISEIIKDKINKDFFEIFHTEDVVKSADSPLEGAKRGKNTSMWLAIESVKKKEAHIVVSAGNTGALLVISKLNLKMIENIDKPALSALWPNKKGMSVVLDLGANIECSSKNLLDFSIMGASLYTSLYPNDKPNVALLNIGSEELKGNEIIKETYQILNDKKSINYDFAGYIEGNHLMDGEVNVIVSDGFTGNVALKTAEGTANFITGELKTAMTGSLIGKISSFLNISNLRKFKKRLDPRLYNGAIFIGLDSPVVKSHGGTDYIGFSNSLDVCHRIVKGNLIEKIKQNI from the coding sequence ATGTCAGATATGATTAAAATTGCTGTCGATGCAATGGGCGGTGATAATTCACCAAAAAAAATAATAGATGGTATTATTCATAATCATCAATCTAATAAAGAAGTTTGTTATAAAATTTTTGGTGATCAGAATAAAATTTCAGAAATTATCAAAGATAAAATAAATAAAGATTTTTTTGAAATTTTTCATACTGAGGATGTTGTAAAAAGTGCTGATAGCCCTTTGGAAGGTGCCAAGAGAGGAAAAAACACGAGTATGTGGCTTGCTATTGAAAGTGTTAAAAAAAAAGAAGCACACATTGTAGTCTCTGCAGGGAATACAGGTGCCTTATTAGTTATATCTAAATTAAATTTAAAAATGATCGAAAATATTGATAAACCAGCTTTATCAGCTTTATGGCCTAATAAAAAAGGTATGAGCGTAGTTTTAGATTTAGGAGCAAATATTGAATGCAGTTCTAAAAACCTACTAGACTTTTCAATTATGGGAGCTTCTCTTTACACTTCATTATATCCAAATGATAAACCAAATGTAGCATTATTAAACATTGGCTCAGAAGAACTTAAAGGTAATGAAATCATAAAAGAAACTTACCAAATCTTAAATGATAAAAAGTCAATTAATTATGATTTTGCAGGTTATATAGAGGGCAATCATTTAATGGATGGCGAAGTTAACGTTATTGTATCAGATGGGTTTACTGGTAATGTTGCATTAAAAACTGCTGAGGGAACAGCTAATTTCATAACAGGTGAACTTAAAACTGCAATGACGGGTTCTTTAATTGGTAAAATTTCATCTTTTTTAAATATTTCAAACCTAAGAAAATTTAAAAAACGTCTTGATCCAAGACTGTATAATGGAGCTATTTTTATTGGTTTAGACTCACCTGTAGTAAAAAGCCATGGAGGAACGGATTATATAGGTTTTTCAAATTCACTTGATGTTTGTCATAGAATTGTTAAAGGGAATTTGATAGAAAAGATTAAGCAAAATATTTAA
- a CDS encoding HU family DNA-binding protein produces MRINLTKKDLVNLVYMQLGFSKQISENLIEDFLSTIIKNIKLEKKLKLSKFGTFSIRQKKSRIGRNPKTKESKIISSRDVVLFKPSKEFKDFINLKDNG; encoded by the coding sequence ATGAGAATAAATTTAACTAAAAAAGACTTAGTTAATTTAGTTTATATGCAACTTGGTTTTTCTAAGCAAATATCAGAAAATCTTATAGAAGATTTTTTATCTACTATAATTAAAAATATAAAATTAGAAAAAAAATTAAAATTATCTAAATTTGGAACATTTTCAATTAGACAAAAAAAATCAAGAATAGGAAGAAATCCAAAAACTAAAGAATCTAAGATTATATCTAGTAGAGATGTTGTTTTATTTAAACCTTCAAAAGAATTTAAAGATTTTATAAACTTAAAAGATAATGGATAA
- a CDS encoding MerR family transcriptional regulator, giving the protein MDKSDSAYKTIGEVAKILQLKSKKKGVLPTHTIRFWETQFKQIKPKILNANRRYYDEGTINLLKKVKFLLKDKGMTINGVKKVLKGEESLELDEMANNSIKADNLRNKLNKISSIIKNIKKLK; this is encoded by the coding sequence ATGGATAAATCAGATAGTGCTTATAAAACAATAGGTGAAGTAGCTAAAATTTTACAATTAAAATCGAAAAAAAAAGGAGTTTTACCAACTCACACAATTAGATTCTGGGAAACTCAATTTAAACAAATTAAACCCAAAATATTAAACGCGAATAGAAGGTATTATGATGAAGGAACCATTAATTTATTAAAAAAAGTTAAATTTTTATTAAAAGATAAGGGTATGACTATTAATGGTGTTAAAAAAGTTCTTAAAGGTGAGGAGTCTTTAGAACTTGACGAAATGGCAAATAATTCTATAAAAGCTGATAATTTAAGAAATAAGTTGAACAAAATTTCAAGTATTATTAAAAACATAAAAAAATTAAAATAA
- a CDS encoding bL33 family ribosomal protein, which translates to MAKKTHVKVRLVPEAKPDSSFFYYVKKPAGGEKAKVKLSAKKYNPDTRKHELFVEKKLPPHSK; encoded by the coding sequence ATGGCAAAAAAAACACATGTAAAAGTAAGACTGGTTCCAGAAGCAAAACCTGATAGTTCATTTTTTTATTATGTAAAAAAACCAGCTGGCGGTGAAAAGGCTAAAGTAAAACTTTCAGCAAAAAAATATAACCCCGATACTCGAAAACATGAGTTGTTTGTGGAAAAAAAACTCCCACCTCATAGTAAATAA
- a CDS encoding chorismate mutase, giving the protein MSPKNKKKLNLIRVKLDKLDNKLLDLIKYRTFLVKEVLKLKEFKKEIVDKKRINFILNKIKDKSKKLNIDPKITNRIWKNMIWSYIDYERRNFKKK; this is encoded by the coding sequence ATGTCGCCAAAAAATAAAAAGAAATTAAATCTAATAAGAGTTAAACTTGATAAATTAGATAATAAACTGCTTGATCTGATAAAATATAGAACTTTTCTTGTAAAAGAGGTGCTAAAACTAAAAGAATTCAAAAAAGAAATTGTAGACAAAAAAAGAATTAACTTCATATTAAATAAGATTAAGGACAAATCAAAAAAACTTAATATAGATCCAAAAATAACAAATCGAATATGGAAAAATATGATCTGGTCTTATATTGATTACGAAAGACGAAACTTTAAAAAAAAATAA
- a CDS encoding COX15/CtaA family protein, which produces MYSQNSHLNYQLKIWLFLLLGLVILIILVGGLTRLTDSGLSITTWELFVGLVPPLSNEKWINYFDLYKTIPEFSEQNFNMTLNEFKVIFWWEWIHRQLGRLIGLTVLLPLIYFTIKHGLWILRRFGIIFILVCFQGFIGWYMVSSGLVDRVDVSHYRLSLHLVTAFIILSVIFWKILQIKNIQKTGISIRLYLFKFFLLLLFLQLIIGAFVSGMDAGTVYNTWPLMGTSYFPDDSKILEFLNISFFNNPSIVQFVHRNLAYLIVIIYAYLLFLVIRENNRIFIKPILLIGVSLFLQVILGVMTLLSGVKITYASLHQINSIFIILTTLYFLYISKYKKLNNSF; this is translated from the coding sequence ATGTACAGTCAGAATAGTCATTTAAATTATCAACTTAAGATTTGGTTATTTTTATTATTAGGGTTAGTTATTTTGATAATTCTTGTTGGTGGATTAACCAGACTAACAGATTCAGGTTTATCAATTACAACATGGGAATTATTTGTAGGTCTTGTACCTCCACTATCTAATGAGAAATGGATTAATTATTTTGATCTTTATAAAACAATACCAGAATTTAGTGAACAAAATTTTAATATGACATTAAATGAATTTAAAGTAATTTTTTGGTGGGAATGGATTCATAGACAATTAGGAAGATTAATTGGATTAACTGTATTGCTGCCATTAATTTATTTTACAATTAAACATGGTTTATGGATTCTAAGAAGATTTGGAATAATTTTTATACTAGTTTGTTTTCAAGGTTTTATAGGATGGTATATGGTTTCAAGTGGTTTAGTAGATAGAGTTGATGTTAGCCATTATAGATTGTCGCTACATTTAGTTACAGCTTTCATTATATTGTCAGTAATATTTTGGAAAATTCTACAAATCAAAAATATTCAAAAAACTGGAATTTCAATTAGATTATATCTTTTTAAGTTTTTTCTTTTACTCTTATTTTTACAATTAATAATTGGTGCATTTGTATCAGGTATGGATGCTGGCACAGTTTATAATACTTGGCCTTTAATGGGAACCTCATATTTTCCGGACGATAGTAAAATATTAGAATTTTTAAATATCTCTTTTTTTAACAACCCATCAATAGTCCAATTCGTTCATAGAAACTTAGCATATTTAATTGTTATAATTTATGCCTATTTATTATTTCTGGTTATTAGAGAAAATAATAGAATATTTATAAAACCAATTTTATTAATTGGTGTAAGTTTATTTTTACAAGTTATTCTAGGTGTGATGACGCTTTTATCTGGAGTAAAAATTACTTATGCATCTTTACACCAGATAAATTCAATTTTTATTATACTTACAACTTTATATTTTCTTTATATTTCTAAATATAAAAAATTAAACAACAGCTTTTAA
- a CDS encoding O-acetylhomoserine aminocarboxypropyltransferase/cysteine synthase family protein: MSTKRNNPETIAIHGGNYRSDPTTNAVAVPIYRTTSYEFTSTDHAANLFALKEFGNIYTRIMNPTNDALEKRVAALEGGLACLTVSSGQTASTFAILNVAQAGDNIISSTDLYGGTVSLFTHTLSKLGIEIRYADPSDPKNFEKLVDDKTRAFYGETLPNPYLRVFPIKEVSDIGRKYNIPLIMDNTASPVICKPIEHGAAIVIHSLTKYIGGHGTAVAGSIVDSGNFDWTADPNRQPLFNEPDASYGGAIWGKVVPELTGANIPFAVRARVCLLRDLGSALAPDNAFAIIQGLETVALRMKQHCENAQKVVNFLKTHDEVTKVIYSTEHEKTIADRASKYLKGGNGPMVGIELKGGIEAGKKFIESLKMFYHVANIGDARSLAIHPASTTHSQLNEKELAASGVTQSYVRLCIGIEHIDDIIDDLNQALNKSSKPNLKAVV, encoded by the coding sequence ATGAGTACAAAACGAAACAACCCTGAGACAATTGCTATTCACGGTGGTAATTACAGAAGCGATCCAACAACTAACGCTGTAGCAGTACCAATATATAGAACAACATCCTATGAGTTTACTAGCACAGATCATGCAGCTAATCTTTTTGCATTAAAGGAGTTTGGAAATATTTACACAAGAATAATGAATCCAACTAATGATGCGTTAGAAAAAAGAGTTGCTGCATTAGAAGGTGGTTTAGCGTGTCTAACTGTTTCTTCAGGTCAAACGGCTTCTACGTTTGCAATTTTAAATGTAGCTCAAGCAGGAGATAATATTATTAGCTCAACTGATCTATACGGTGGAACAGTATCTTTATTCACTCACACGTTAAGCAAATTAGGGATTGAAATAAGATATGCAGACCCAAGTGATCCTAAAAATTTTGAAAAATTAGTTGATGATAAAACTAGAGCTTTTTATGGTGAAACATTACCAAATCCTTATTTGAGAGTTTTTCCAATCAAAGAAGTTTCTGATATAGGTAGAAAGTATAATATTCCATTAATTATGGATAACACAGCTTCTCCTGTTATTTGTAAACCAATTGAACATGGTGCAGCTATAGTAATTCATTCTTTAACAAAATATATAGGTGGACATGGAACTGCTGTAGCGGGGAGTATTGTTGATAGTGGAAATTTTGATTGGACAGCTGATCCAAACAGACAGCCATTATTTAACGAACCTGACGCAAGTTATGGTGGAGCTATTTGGGGAAAAGTTGTTCCAGAATTAACTGGAGCAAACATACCTTTTGCTGTTAGAGCAAGAGTTTGTTTATTAAGGGATTTAGGTTCAGCACTTGCTCCAGATAATGCTTTTGCCATTATTCAAGGTCTCGAAACTGTTGCCCTTAGAATGAAACAACATTGTGAAAATGCTCAAAAAGTAGTTAATTTCCTAAAAACACATGATGAAGTAACAAAAGTTATTTATTCAACAGAACATGAAAAAACAATAGCTGATAGAGCTTCCAAATATCTAAAAGGTGGAAATGGACCAATGGTAGGTATCGAATTAAAAGGTGGTATTGAAGCTGGTAAAAAGTTTATCGAGTCTTTAAAAATGTTTTATCATGTAGCAAATATTGGTGATGCTAGAAGTTTGGCTATTCACCCTGCTAGTACTACTCATAGTCAATTAAATGAAAAAGAATTAGCAGCATCAGGTGTAACTCAAAGTTATGTAAGACTTTGTATTGGTATTGAACACATTGATGACATTATTGATGATTTAAATCAAGCTTTGAATAAATCTTCAAAACCTAATTTAAAAGCTGTTGTTTAA
- the rplM gene encoding 50S ribosomal protein L13, translating to MTKFVKKDQLNSSWYEIDATNAVVGRLATVVSKIIRGKNKTTYTPHMDHGDFVVVKNIEQAKFTGKKFQEKKYYRHTGHPGGIKVATPEKLYEKKPGETLKLAVKRMLPGGVLGRKQLTKLKIYSGNDHPHSAQNPQVIELEKLNSKNLVRN from the coding sequence ATGACAAAATTCGTAAAAAAAGACCAATTAAATTCTTCATGGTATGAAATAGATGCAACTAATGCAGTTGTTGGAAGATTAGCTACAGTTGTTTCTAAGATTATAAGAGGAAAAAACAAAACTACTTATACACCTCATATGGATCATGGAGATTTTGTTGTAGTAAAAAATATTGAACAAGCAAAGTTTACTGGTAAAAAATTTCAAGAAAAAAAATATTATAGACATACAGGTCATCCAGGTGGGATTAAAGTTGCAACACCTGAAAAATTATATGAAAAAAAACCAGGTGAAACTCTAAAACTTGCTGTAAAAAGAATGTTGCCAGGTGGAGTTCTAGGAAGAAAACAACTAACTAAACTTAAAATTTATTCTGGTAACGATCACCCTCATTCAGCTCAAAATCCTCAAGTGATCGAACTTGAAAAATTAAATAGCAAAAATCTAGTAAGAAATTAA
- the rpsI gene encoding 30S ribosomal protein S9, with product MENTQTTSKSPKLKLDFKDSKYATGRRKTSIAKVWLKKGTGKIYVNGKLFNEYFSSEFHHLQITRPFDIINQSTGYDVRCSVSGGGPTGQAGAMVHGISKALVMFDESFKTTLKTEKLTTRDSRAVERKKPGRRKARRSFQFSKR from the coding sequence ATGGAAAATACTCAAACAACATCAAAATCACCTAAATTAAAACTAGATTTTAAGGATAGTAAATACGCAACTGGAAGAAGAAAAACTTCAATAGCTAAAGTTTGGTTAAAAAAAGGTACTGGAAAAATATATGTGAATGGCAAACTTTTTAATGAATATTTTTCAAGTGAATTTCATCATCTTCAAATAACTAGGCCGTTTGATATTATTAACCAATCTACAGGATACGATGTAAGATGTAGTGTTAGCGGAGGCGGTCCTACTGGACAGGCAGGAGCCATGGTTCATGGAATTTCAAAAGCTCTAGTAATGTTTGATGAAAGTTTTAAAACTACATTAAAGACCGAAAAACTTACTACAAGAGACTCTAGAGCTGTTGAGAGAAAGAAACCAGGCAGAAGAAAAGCTAGAAGAAGTTTCCAATTCTCTAAAAGATAA
- the argC gene encoding N-acetyl-gamma-glutamyl-phosphate reductase: MPKLNALVAGSTGYIGVQLIKLLVKHKYINIKYLCGNTSVGKKITYYDKSLSNKELPKIVKFNKNLLKDIDVIFTALPNGEAQDISKYLTKNITLIDLAADFRLEKTSDYLKWYKQKHRAKNLIKKSIYSLPEINGKELNNYQIISCPGCYPTSILLPLIPLFESNLVKVKNIIMDSKSGYSGAGRGVHKKYKDKNLYESLSAYGVGFHRHNSEIDQMLKKYTKKEINFSFTPHLTPMFRGILSTIYIDLEIGVTQSDVVKKLSTFYQKDNFVRILKKNTLISTNDVINTNNCHISVCKSKYKNKIVILSAIDNLIKGGAGQAVQNLNMKFNFPLKTAL; encoded by the coding sequence ATGCCTAAGCTTAATGCATTAGTTGCTGGTTCAACTGGATATATTGGTGTTCAATTAATAAAATTATTAGTTAAACATAAATATATTAATATTAAATATTTATGTGGAAATACCTCTGTTGGTAAAAAAATTACTTATTATGATAAATCATTATCAAATAAAGAATTACCTAAAATTGTTAAATTTAATAAAAACCTTTTAAAAGATATAGATGTAATTTTTACAGCTCTTCCAAATGGAGAAGCTCAAGATATTTCAAAATATTTAACGAAAAATATTACTTTAATTGATTTAGCTGCTGATTTTAGATTAGAAAAAACATCTGATTATCTTAAATGGTATAAGCAAAAACATAGAGCAAAAAATTTAATAAAAAAAAGTATATATTCTCTTCCAGAAATTAACGGCAAAGAATTAAACAATTATCAAATTATTTCATGCCCAGGATGTTATCCAACCTCTATATTGTTACCCCTAATACCTCTTTTTGAAAGTAATTTAGTAAAAGTAAAAAATATAATTATGGATTCTAAATCAGGTTATTCAGGTGCTGGTAGAGGAGTTCATAAAAAATATAAAGATAAAAATCTTTATGAATCTTTAAGTGCCTACGGTGTTGGGTTTCATCGTCATAATTCTGAAATAGATCAAATGTTAAAAAAATATACTAAAAAAGAAATTAATTTTAGTTTTACACCTCATCTAACACCTATGTTTAGAGGAATCTTGAGTACCATTTATATAGATTTGGAAATTGGTGTTACACAGTCAGATGTTGTTAAAAAACTCTCAACATTTTATCAAAAAGATAATTTTGTTAGGATCTTAAAAAAAAATACTTTAATCAGCACTAACGATGTGATTAATACAAATAATTGCCATATATCAGTTTGTAAATCAAAATATAAAAATAAAATTGTAATACTTTCTGCTATTGATAACTTGATTAAAGGTGGCGCAGGTCAAGCTGTACAAAATTTAAATATGAAATTTAATTTTCCCTTAAAAACTGCATTGTAA
- a CDS encoding homoserine dehydrogenase, giving the protein MKNIINIAVIGLGQVGIYLLNELNLKKKDIEIKTGKKINIVAVSAKNFNKKRQFNFDKKNFFKNPLEIFKKKKVDILFEAIGQSDGVSKKIVETALKNKTHVITPNKALISKHGNNLAKLAEKNNVNFEFEASVAGGIPVLRSIKEGLATNKISKVYGILNGTSNYILSEMENSNLNFSDVLKKAQKLGYAEPGNPKLDLNGFDAFAKVRILSALAFHSKISSYKCLMEGIEKIELKDIKIANQLDLRIKLLGISELKNNQLFETVHPCLVSKKSYIGNVNGVMNAVIIEGKPVGESILQGEGAGPGPTSSALLSDLLSILRGNIKRPFGVSASKLKTLKPYNSNNYVNSLYLRFEVKDKPGVLSQITNRLAKYKISIKRIIQTPDKKNNKATIVIISHKTTELNCNNCLSIFKNNKNILKNPTLIRLLD; this is encoded by the coding sequence ATGAAAAATATAATTAATATTGCTGTAATAGGTTTGGGTCAAGTTGGAATTTATCTTTTAAATGAATTAAATTTAAAAAAAAAAGATATTGAGATTAAAACTGGAAAAAAAATAAATATTGTAGCTGTTTCTGCAAAAAATTTTAATAAAAAAAGACAATTTAATTTTGATAAAAAAAATTTTTTTAAAAATCCTTTAGAAATTTTTAAAAAGAAAAAAGTTGATATTTTATTTGAAGCAATTGGACAATCCGACGGTGTTTCAAAAAAAATTGTTGAAACAGCTTTGAAAAATAAAACACATGTAATTACACCCAATAAAGCTTTAATATCTAAACATGGAAATAATTTAGCAAAACTTGCTGAAAAAAATAATGTTAACTTTGAATTTGAGGCATCAGTAGCAGGTGGAATACCTGTATTGAGATCTATCAAAGAAGGTTTAGCAACAAATAAAATTTCAAAAGTTTATGGAATTTTAAATGGTACCTCCAATTATATTCTTTCTGAGATGGAAAATTCAAATCTCAATTTTTCAGATGTTCTTAAAAAAGCCCAAAAACTTGGTTATGCTGAACCTGGCAATCCTAAATTAGACTTAAATGGATTTGATGCTTTTGCAAAAGTTAGAATTCTATCAGCTTTAGCATTTCATAGTAAAATTTCTTCATACAAATGTCTAATGGAAGGAATAGAAAAAATTGAATTAAAAGATATTAAAATAGCTAACCAATTAGATTTAAGAATTAAATTACTCGGCATTTCTGAGTTAAAAAATAATCAACTTTTTGAAACAGTTCATCCATGTCTTGTGAGTAAAAAATCCTATATAGGAAATGTTAATGGTGTAATGAATGCCGTTATAATTGAAGGAAAACCAGTTGGTGAAAGTATTTTACAAGGGGAGGGCGCTGGACCTGGCCCTACATCTTCTGCTCTATTGTCTGATCTATTATCTATATTACGAGGTAATATTAAAAGACCATTTGGTGTCAGTGCTTCAAAGCTGAAAACTCTAAAACCATATAATTCAAATAATTATGTTAATTCTTTATATTTAAGATTTGAAGTTAAAGATAAACCAGGCGTATTATCTCAAATTACTAATCGTTTAGCTAAGTATAAAATTTCAATTAAAAGAATTATTCAAACTCCAGATAAAAAAAATAATAAAGCTACAATTGTAATAATTTCACACAAAACGACGGAGTTAAATTGCAATAATTGCTTATCTATTTTCAAAAATAATAAGAATATACTTAAAAATCCAACATTGATTAGATTACTTGATTAA